The genome window GAGCTGCAGCTTACGGTGCATAACTGGAAGGATCTGTCGGCGGCCGGAGCCAGCCGCTGCCAAAGCACTGCACTGCAGCCCAACGTGCAAGTTATCAGCACCTCCTTCCCAATGCCCCAGTTAGGGCGCACTCGCCGCGTGTGGATGTATTTGCCCAGCGACTATGCCAGTGCGCCCACCAAACGCTACCCCGTGCTGTACATGCACGACGGCCAGAATGTGTTTGATGCCTGCACCAGCTTTTCGGGTGAATGGGGCATAGATGAAACCCTGAGCCAACTGCAGCAGCAGGGCTTGGATGCCACTGGCTGCCTTGTGGTGGCCGTGGACAACGGCGGCTCGGAGCGGCTCAATGAACTCTCGCCCTGGAAGAACCCTGAGTACGGCGGCGGGCAGGGCAACGAATACGTGGATTTTCTGGCCCGGACCCTGAAGCCTTATATTGATGCCAACTACCGAACCCTAAGCGGACGGGAGTTCACGGGCATTGCCGGCAGCAGCATGGGCGGCCTCATTTCCACCTATGCGGCCCTGAAATACCCGCAGGTGTACAGCAAGGTAGGCGTGTTTTCGCCAGCCTTTTGGTTTGCCAAAGATTCCCTTTTTGCCTACCTGCGTCCGCGTCGGCCCCAGCCCAATACGCAATTCTACTTTGTGAGCGGTACCACGGAAAGCGAAACCATGGTGCCGCTGATGAAGGCCGTGCACGACACCCTGGCGCGAGCTGGGGCCGGGGTGCAATACACTACCCCCGCCGATGGTAAGCACACGGAGTGGTTCTGGAAGCGAGAGTTTCCGGCGGCCTACCGGTGGCTGTATCAGCCGGATGCTACCATGCAGCAGCGCAGAAACCGGGGGCCTCTGCCATATGGCGCTTATTTAAATGCCGAGCAGAACCAGCTGATCGTGCACCTGCCTTCCGGCCGTGGCAAGGGGCAGGTAGCCATACTAAACCAACAGAAGCAAACGGTACTTCGCAAGCACGTGAAGGGTGGTAGCGCCGTTGATGTCAGCCGCCTGCCGGCGGGTAGCTACGAGGTGCTGGTCCGGGTTAAAGACCAAGTAGGACGACAGCTGCTTGTGAAACAATAAGTTACGAGGTAGTGTAGGTTTAAGTAAAAAAATTCGGGCTTCTGCTTGCCAAAAACCTACCTGAACTTACCTTTGCCCCGTTCAACGCCCAACCCTATTTGGCAATGACCTTCTCAATGACCCAGCAAGCGTGGTGGTGGCCCTACGGAAACTCCGGACGGGACATCCTGTGCGTGCGCTAAGGTCAGCTGAACAACCTACTTCGCATTCGCTCAAAAGCCCGGCCGCCCCGCCGGGCTTTTTTATTTCCCGGCGCTGGTCCTTTACCTCACTACCACAACCAGCCGATGAAAACCTTCCACTTGCACACCCGCCACCTGCGCGTTCTGGCCGATACGGTAACCCCTGTGGGCCTGTACTTACGGCTGCGCGACCGGTATGCCAACTGCCTGCTGCTGGAGAGCTCCGACTACCACGGCCAGCAAAACGCCTTCAGCTACCTGGCTTTTGATCCGCTGGCCCGCTTTGAGCTGCGCGGCAACGAACTGGCGCTAACCTTCCCCGATGATACTACCGCCACGGAAACCCTAGCCGACCCCCGACAGGCCCTGGCCCGGTTGCAAGAATTTGCTAACTGCTTCCAGACCCAGGACACGGGGCACGATTTCATTACGGGAGGCCTGTTTGGCTATCTTGGCTACGAGGCCGTACAGTATTTCGAGGACCTGGAGCTAAACTCGGCGAAACAGGCCGCCGGCCAAATTCCGGACATTCTCTATAGCACCTACCGCTACGTAATTGCCGTTAACCACTTTCGCAACGAGCTGTACGTGTTTGAGCACACGCTGGCCGGGCAAACTGTTGATGAAGACGGGCTTACGCGGCTGGTGAACCTGATTCGGAATCCTTCCCTGCCTGATTTCAAATTCAAAACGGTAGGAGAGGAGCAGACCAATCAGACGGACGAAGAATTTCTGCGGGTGCTGGCCGAAGGGCAGCAGCACTGCCGCCGGGGCAACGTGTTCCAGATTGTGTTGTCGCGGCGGTTTCAGCAGGGCTTCAGCGGCGACGAGTTCAACGTGTACCGGGCCTTGCGCTCCATTAACCCCTCGCCCTACCTGTTTTACTTCGACTACGGCTCGTTTAAAATTTTCGGCTCCTCGCCCGAAACGCAGCTGCTTATAAAAGGCCGACAGGCAAGTTTATATCCCATTGCCGGCACGTTTCGCCGCACTGGCCATGATGCCGAGGACGCGGCCCTGGCTCAAAAACTAGCCGACGACCCCAAGGAAAACGCCGAGCACGTCATGCTCGTGGACTTGGCTCGCAACGACCTAGCCCGCCACGGCGACGAGGTGAAGGTGAAGGTATTCCGCGAAATTCAGTACTACTCTCACGTCATTCACCTAGTTAGTGAGGTAACGGCCCGGCTGGCTCCGCAGGCCAGCTCCCTGCAGGTAGTAGCCGACACCTTCCCGGCCGGCACGCTGTCGGGAGCACCCAAGCACCGGGCCATGCAACTGATTGATGCGCTGGAACCCACGGCCCGCGGCTACTACGGCGGCGCCATCGGCCACCTGGGTTTCAACGGCGACTTCAACCACGCCATCATGATCCGGTCCTTCCTGAGCACAGCCAGCCAGCTCTACTTCCAGGCCGGGGCTGGGGTAGTGGCTGCTTCCGACATCAATTCCGAACTCAACGAGGTGCACCACAAGCTAGCCGCCCTGCGCAAAGCCTTGGAAGAAGCCGAAGCCGTCTGAACTGTGCGGCTAGTGTGTTGAATTCGTGTCATTCGTTTCCAATCTGTTTTAACCTGAGGTCATGAAAATCCTCGTTATTGATAACTACGACTCCTTTACCTACAACCTGGTGCAGGTGCTGCGGGAGTTGGGGCATACCGACGGCGTAACGGTCATTCGCAACGATAAGCTGACGGTAGAGGACGTGGCTGGCTACGATGCCGTGCTGCTGTCTCCCGGGCCGGGCGTACCGTCCGAGGCGGGGCTAATGCCGGAAATTATTCGCCGCTACGCGCCCAGTAAGCGCATGCTGGGTGTTTGTTTGGGGCATCAGGGCCTGGCCGAAAGCTTTGGCGGTGAGCTTTATAACCTGCCCGAGGTAGTGCACGGCCTAGCCACGGACGCCACCGTAACCGCCGAGGACCGGCTATTTGCCGGCTTACCCGCTCGCTTCAAGGTAGGGCGTTACCATTCCTGGAGTGTGCGGCCCGAATCGGTGCCGGCGGCGCTGGAAATAACCGCCGTAGACACCGACGGGCAGGTAATGGCTTTTCGCCACCGCGAGTACGACGTGCGCGGCGTGCAGTTCCACCCCGAATCCATTCTCACTGAGCACGGCCACCAGATGCTGTCCAATTGGTTGGCTTGAGCCGCCACACTTACTTATCGGGCACTGCTTTCTTGCTGTTGCTACCTCCAACCCCCCCGTGGAAATTATCCGCT of Hymenobacter sublimis contains these proteins:
- a CDS encoding alpha/beta hydrolase-fold protein translates to MRLSLVILLLSVLFRHAGLAQTTLRIAQVPAATPAGAALYLAGSCNSWQPASAAYRFTSNPDGSYQLVLPASVKGAFAYKITRGSWETVETDARNQDIENRVCTPGDKDGELQLTVHNWKDLSAAGASRCQSTALQPNVQVISTSFPMPQLGRTRRVWMYLPSDYASAPTKRYPVLYMHDGQNVFDACTSFSGEWGIDETLSQLQQQGLDATGCLVVAVDNGGSERLNELSPWKNPEYGGGQGNEYVDFLARTLKPYIDANYRTLSGREFTGIAGSSMGGLISTYAALKYPQVYSKVGVFSPAFWFAKDSLFAYLRPRRPQPNTQFYFVSGTTESETMVPLMKAVHDTLARAGAGVQYTTPADGKHTEWFWKREFPAAYRWLYQPDATMQQRRNRGPLPYGAYLNAEQNQLIVHLPSGRGKGQVAILNQQKQTVLRKHVKGGSAVDVSRLPAGSYEVLVRVKDQVGRQLLVKQ
- a CDS encoding anthranilate synthase component II, yielding MKILVIDNYDSFTYNLVQVLRELGHTDGVTVIRNDKLTVEDVAGYDAVLLSPGPGVPSEAGLMPEIIRRYAPSKRMLGVCLGHQGLAESFGGELYNLPEVVHGLATDATVTAEDRLFAGLPARFKVGRYHSWSVRPESVPAALEITAVDTDGQVMAFRHREYDVRGVQFHPESILTEHGHQMLSNWLA
- a CDS encoding anthranilate synthase component I family protein codes for the protein MKTFHLHTRHLRVLADTVTPVGLYLRLRDRYANCLLLESSDYHGQQNAFSYLAFDPLARFELRGNELALTFPDDTTATETLADPRQALARLQEFANCFQTQDTGHDFITGGLFGYLGYEAVQYFEDLELNSAKQAAGQIPDILYSTYRYVIAVNHFRNELYVFEHTLAGQTVDEDGLTRLVNLIRNPSLPDFKFKTVGEEQTNQTDEEFLRVLAEGQQHCRRGNVFQIVLSRRFQQGFSGDEFNVYRALRSINPSPYLFYFDYGSFKIFGSSPETQLLIKGRQASLYPIAGTFRRTGHDAEDAALAQKLADDPKENAEHVMLVDLARNDLARHGDEVKVKVFREIQYYSHVIHLVSEVTARLAPQASSLQVVADTFPAGTLSGAPKHRAMQLIDALEPTARGYYGGAIGHLGFNGDFNHAIMIRSFLSTASQLYFQAGAGVVAASDINSELNEVHHKLAALRKALEEAEAV